In Lycium ferocissimum isolate CSIRO_LF1 chromosome 7, AGI_CSIRO_Lferr_CH_V1, whole genome shotgun sequence, the sequence ATTCAAcatttaatacatatatatttacagagtaattattttacttatgtaTTTAATATCATTTCCTTTATACACCATATAAATATTCAAGAATGGATATTCAACTAACCACTTTTCATTGTATGTGGCTAGGCTCCTGATATGCATGACATGTTTCTCATACACAAAAACAATATTTTAATTaacatatattttaaaatttattaataatcataataaattTACATAATTTGAGGAATAGGATAAATCCGACGAGTTTTTCCGAGCGTAAGAGAACAAGAAGCCACAAATCAAGGAGACGGTTGAGAGGAGCCAACACACTAGGCGATATTTGCGAAACAGGTTGGCTAACCAGCATGCTGCGAGTGCACATGTCACACTTTGTAATCATTTACATCACCTTCTCAATTCGTTTTACCTTTCTCAAGGTTTATCTATGAACACTTGCCCCCAAAAGAGAAACGAAAATCTCAAAGTTATGATACCAAGAGATGGGAGGACATAGATAATTGTGGTGAGGAGTATTTCAAAGTAAACGTGCCTTTAGATAAAAGTCGACAATCGACATCGACCACGCACCCAAATCCTTCAAAGAGGGAAATAATGGCATATCTATTGTTTACCGTAAAATAGTTATGAATGAGATAAGTTCAAACCTTCTTTTATATCAAAAGACTGTTAAACTTCTATACTttctataaaaaatatttaactgAGATAATAGTAAGAAGTACTATCTCCAAAAACTATTGCAAGAGTGTTGAGGTTTACACATTCACTCATTTTCCGTTGATAAATCTTCAGTCTAGCCACGGATGACGAAAATTAGGAAATTATTTTGTAATGCGAAACAGTGGGCTATAAAAGTTGAGAGAAACAAGAGTAGCCATAGCATTAATTCAAGTGCCCAAGTGACAGGTAAATTATGGAAAAGATTGCTGCATTTGCATGTGGATATTACACATTCATCACCCCTTACTTCATAAAAAAgctttggtttggtttggtttggtttgattttaaatttgaaaaaccgataatatttggtttggttatggttatagtaaaaaataaccgaataaataaccgaaccaaaccgataattatatacataaaatttataattatttatatgtataatattaacttttcataaataattaaagatattttataccttttaattattaatttaattttggtctacttatttttaaggccatgtcttaaaagaatatgtccaagtccaacaatcaaaaactctaataagtcgtaagcataagggtaaaaagttaaaaaatcctactatctcttttcattttacattcgCATATCTTTCCCTCAATATCGAAAAGTTCGTAGCATAGTGAGAAAAAAAGAACTAAGAAATTTGAATAATGTGAatagagaatatttgaattgtcacaGTAGTCTGAAAAAGcaaccaaaccgaaccaaacaataaccaaaccgtggttattattttactgatttggttatggttttaggcATTTAAAAAAGcttttggttatggttttaactgTTCTTGTGCTTTCCCAAAGCATAGAAAGACAGAGCTGTCTTGGCTGTTGGCAACCTCATGAGAAATTTATCAATAAAAGCACGCCACTCAGGAGGATGAAAAGGGGAACATGCAATCAGTGACTCCGAAACTGTCGAAACATGTGAACGATACAAGCTGGCAATCGCCCAATATTATACAAATTTAGCAACAACTTAATTTCAACAGTGACATTGTGAGAGTTTTACCATTAGCTTACCTAAAAGAAAACTATATATAACCGTCTGTAATAGTGAAATCTGTAGCCTGGAAAAAATGCAGGTTACTTGCTACGATAGGTCAATATGCATTATACACTAATAGTATAAAAACTCACACTACTCAAAATAAATAAGTCCTCTTAGCAATATGATTTTGGTCTTGACCATACTCTGCCGCAAAATAAACAAAGTCGTTCTGGAAGGCGGTTAAAGAAAAGGATTCGATGGAAAGAAACACTTCTTTTACTTAAGGAACACCAACTTTTACGTTATTAAATTGGAATCACTACATGATAAGATAAACCAAAAGAATGTCCATCACAAGCACAAAATAAGCACTAAAGATGGAACCACAACATTCCTTACTCGATACCAACATTACTACCCCTCAAGTTGCAAAGATGCCTTTCTCTCAACCCCTCGTAATCCTAGGCACCTAACAACCGCTGTCACCAGACGGGTATAGAAGACAAACTTGGATAATACTGCAGCTCAAAACTCGGAACATTCCTTCATATTTTGTCGAGCTTTTCAGCCTTAACAACTGGATTGGCTTTCGCAATAGCATCTTGAGCAGCCTTGCGATAATCATAGGGACAGTCATGCTTGTCAGAGTAGCGATGAGCTGAGCAGAAAAGATCCCCACAACGGCAACTGAAGCCGGTCAAACCAACTCGTCTCTTACAGGTGCTGCACCTGTTTGGCCCCTCCTTAGCCTTCTGAACATGTTCGTTCTCTGGTGGTGCACATGCAACTTGCGTGGGTATAACCAGGGACTTTGTGGGACCTTCCTGCACGGTTACAGCAACATCAACAGCTTTCACACTAGTGCTTGAACTTCCACCATTCACAAAGTTTTCAATAGATGAAGCGGCAAAGTTAGCTTGTTCTTGCTTAAACATCATGTCCTTGTAGCACTTTGAGCACATGTTCATTGTTGCTGCAGTTCCAAAAAATCCACAATTGTTAACACAAAGGACAGGAGCTTGAGGAGCTTGGCAGCCTGTATCATTTTGCTCCATATTGAACTTTCCTGCAACAAAGGACGGCGTTCATTTACCATTATCCGAATATGATATCCCCAATCATTTTACCCACAATTCATCAGTATATTCTCTTATAGAGAATAAATTGATTGCATTTAACCAATATTTAGCCAGACACCATTTGGCACATATTGCTTGAGCCGGTAGTATCAGAACTGTCCAGTATACCAAGTTATATTGAGCGCCAACTCctgattattttaaaagaacttGCCACAATTCGTTATGGCAATTCATCGCTGATACATGATGATGGACTGCATTCCCACAACACATAACTAAATTGATTAATCCATCACTGTATTTGGGGGggttgtggggggggggggagcaaGCTGCAACAACGACCTTGATAAAAAGGAAACTCAAATGCCAAAGCTAAACGTGTTATTCTATACTGCTGAATCCTGATGGGTTGAGCACCAACAGACAGCCCAATACCTGCCACTTAAGCATCGTAACAAAAATACCTACTATTTTTATTAACCATGGGTTGCCGCTACATTTTTTCTTCCAGTTGAAATCATACCTCCAAAAACCAACCAAGAACAACACAATTATGATCCTACATTGTGTTGTTGCCAAGCCCACAAATACATCAGCATAATCATCACTAGCCCATAGCCCGGAAGAGCTTGACATGATCATtctaaaaaataagaaacaaaGACTGCTAGGATGGGGTGCCACcagaggcgaatctaggatttctAAAACATGGGCGCACCactaacaaaaaagaaaggaaaaaatgaattaatccCTCAACcttcaaccaagtgcaccatttaACCTTCTTATAGCATGGGTGACAGCAGTTAATATTATACCAATTTTagaaattatatacataaaatacctagtTTTACCGAGAAACCATGGGTTCACGTGACCCAAAATTAATACCTAAATTCGCCCCTATGCCACTATATGGACACTGTTTCATTCAGTTGTAAGCCTGTAATAAGACCTATTACCAAGGATAGTACCCATCCTCCCTTACCACCTCTTTGATAGTTCAACCGTAGCAAATTTACCTTGCAGGACATTTTTAAATTCAAGATTAGACCACCTATAAAGAATTCTCTTCAGTTTAAAATTGACTACAAcctatgttactcggactcttcacaAATATCGACGGatgcgtgtcggatcctccaaaagtagtgtattttgggacgatccgacacgggtgcggcagcatttttggagagtccgagcaacttagaCTACAACTAACACTTGTACAGCAGACCAACTGTGGCAGCCAAGAATATAGAACAGTGAAGGTCAAAGATAAAATCGTTGGAGAGGTCAAAGAGATGATTGAGTAAGCTAAGTACTTGTAAGGGTCGTGTAACAAATGCATGGTCAGAAGGCAGAAGGTTGAAGGGAAACTTTGCACAGTAACAGGCAACATCAAAAAGGAAGTTGGGAACTAGGAAAGACGAGAAAGGATATGATGACCAACAGCTGAAGGCAGTGTCGCCCCGGGAAATGCTGAACAAGGGGAGATGCACTTTGGAGGTAACCGAATTGAAAGCAATCAAACTAAGCTCAGGTACAGAGCAGCATAACCACATGTTCCTCTAACCTCAGCGACAAAGAAGctttggaagaaaaagaaaaagatataacATTTAGAAAAAGGTAAAAGGAGATAACAAGTAGAGAAGGAGCAGCTCTGAAAACTTGACAAAAGGAAAAAACCACCTCCACAAGCCAGAAAAACTACTATTCATCCAACTCCTCTATCAGAAGCCAGCAAACACTTTCAAATTAGTCGTGATCACCAGagttactttttaaaaaacctGGAAGGCTTTCAGAACACTCTAGAAAACAAGGATTTCAGAATGAGTAAAAGAGTAAGACAGAATATATGCATTACAAGTTTAGTCATCATTTGAAGAATGAGGATCAAAACTAAAGAAATTAGACAGTTCAAAAATCTGCGAGGTGAATAAGATGACCAAAATGGAGAAATGATACGGAATGCTATGCGGTGTGAAAATATAAAACTGTGTGAAACGCTTATGTAAAACAGTTGTAAAACCAAGAATGTGCGTGTTGGATCTCTGAGACCGACATAACTACAAGATGAACATCACAAAATCTGATATCAGAATAGATCTTATGTCATGTATGATTGAACAAGATTAGAAATGCTCAGGTTCTTCATATGGTGCACGCACCACACATAAGATAACATGAAAGAATAATAACATTGTTGATCGTCCTATGCAGACTTCAATATGCAGATGTCCTCCAATGCGAAAAATATGGCTATTGAAGGCGCTAGGAACGAACCGACAAACTTAAATTTACATAGAAGAAGATTATCTCAAAAGACCTATTCCACCAAATATGCACGAACTTAACAGAAAATGAAACACAATAGAAGCAGAAGATCAATATTGCTGAGAACAGCTAATTTGGAATTCAATCATAGTTACATAGTCGCTCTTATTTAGGTGCTTGCCAAGAGTCTTCTTATGCTCTTCCTATTCTGCATAAACTTGATTGTTCGTGTCGAGATATAGATTAAACCACCTCTACTTTAGCAAATCCTTAAttttacttaaaataaaaattatttagtatCGAAAAAAAAGTATCTTGCATAGATCAGAATACATACAACGGAAATATTTGGGGATTGAGGCACCAAATTCAAAGAACATTCCTCCCAAATCTTTCTTCTAAATGAAGAAAACTTAGGATGCTATTGAACGGGTTCTCATCACTTCAAAGAAAACAATGATATTAATTGGAAGACCATAAAATTCAGCAAATTAATTAAGTCCCATAACTATGCTATGGTATGATAGTCAATTttttaatacatgaaaaatgaaaaatttcacttttatcTTTTATCGATTCATCTCTGCTcttacaaaatcaataaaacataATTCTGCTATTTGTTTTCAAGTATATCAACGTCAGTGTTACAATAAAGCATAAACCTGACTGGTGATCAATGTTACAAGCTGGCTAAAAAGGGGCACACCATGCACCATATCAAATCAAAAAACTTACAGTTACAACCCACCACCTAATTTCActtagaaaccaaaaaaaaacacAGTAATAATAAAATACTAAACTCACCTGTTCGCTGAAGAAGCAACaaaattctttcttcaaatAAAATTTCGCCTCCTATCCCTTcaaaaagaacaaaacaaaCATATTAAACCACACTGAACACTATAtcactcccaaaaaaaaaaagatagaaccATAAAAAAGCCAAAAGGGTATTTAAATCTTGCATAATTAAACAAAACcaacaagagaaaaatcaaaaatacGATGAAGAAAACTAACCCTAAAAGCGAACAGGAGAAAGCGTCGGAGGAGCCAAAGAAGAAACTGGAGAAAAAACGAAAAGCAatatattattagtattattatttataGAGGTTGAAGAGTGAAAGTGGAATTGTATGTTTAATACGTGTTGATTGGTGATTGGATATTGTGAAGATTTAGCCAATTGGAAAGAGGAAGTAGATGAAAAGGCCGTGGTCGTGAGTGTAGGAGATTGTACCAGGAAGTTCTACGTATTCACGCATGTTGGGCTTTGGTTTTGTTTAGTGGACTAATCCACTCGATTTGAAAGGAGAGAGGAGTCATGTGAAACGTGGCATGTTACGTGCTGTTGATCGGCTTCTAACCGACTAATTGAGTCATATTTAAGTTGtcacaagaaaaagaaatacaatTGTTCTTGTTCTACTTCTACTTATTTGTTCTACTATTGGGAAGTTTTGCCAAGTTTTTTGGGAGGTTAAAAATgttacttcttcttcttcttttttttttcttttcaaaaagtacttattttaaaaaatacagtCAGATTTCTATATAACAGTATCCGCATATAGCAGTAGCTTTTTATAACAGTTaactttttttgaaacatattttgtatgttatattttacttttctataaCATCATTTCAAATATAAAGAACAATaaaaactttataatcttatactttttgtaaaaaaattacTGCATATATAAcaactattttcttttctttttttgttaataattaaccatctttataaaaatagaatatttatgattactaataataagtgttgagattttgaccaaatatttgatcatttaatacactattacaccaaaaaaatatatatatatatatatatatatatatatatatatatatatatatatatatatatatatattcatcattaATGCCCTTCGTTATACGAAGTGTGATtaagtttagaatttgaaaattaaaaatgaaaattagattttatgcatcttttttacTTATAACaacgaaatattatttaaatgtcaatgttgttataggtgtaGAACAaccattctctataacaactGAAAAATTTCGGGCCCAACGATGCTGTTGTTATAGAGATGTTTGACTGTAtaaggtgtttggccaagtttttgggagaaaataaagTGTTTTTGGGGTAcaacaaaagctaaaaaaaggtagttttttttcccaaaaacactttttctaaaagcacttttgaaaatttagaagcactttttaaaagtttagtCAAACATTAATTGCTGCATAAAAgtgatttttaaattaattggccaaacacaaactacttctcactaaaagtacttttttgaaaagcacttttgattaaaaaaaaaatacttttccaaataagctgattttagaagatTTGGTCAAACATGCTATGAGCCTGAAAATGGTCAGGTTGCCAAGATCATTTAACTCATCAACCCGACCCATTAACTAGCCCATTAAGTTGGCCCGACTATCTAATGGGCTTGAATTGCATCTTGAGTTTTTGGCCCGTAATATAAATCGAATCAAGACCAGAACTTTAAGAACTACTGAACATTAGAAGCTAAGAAATGATCGTCTTAACTCACTGATAAACCTGCTTTTAGCGAAAAGTTAACTTCTAGTAGTATTAAACTAAAAGATAACAAGTATCTAAATCTGTTGTCTCAGTATTTACAATCCAacttaaaaaaactaaaaaatagcATAAGAAATATATCGAAAAATTAGCTAATCGATGAGCTACTGTATTTCAAAATCCATGAATATGTAATATTTACATCATAAAACCATGTCATGTGAGTCTCCAAACATCTTCACAACCACTATCAGTTTCCCGTGTGGCTACAATTTTCCTAGTAAGCATGTACAACACATTCTTCGAGCGTTTAGCTAGACAGTAACGACGAAGTTCGTAGctagtttcaatttttttattaaatacttGTCTTAGTGATTTCATATGTAGACCTATATCAATAAAAACAAACGCATACCATATTATGAAATTATTAGTTTTCCAATTTTTGAAACATTTGGTCTTCCTAACAAACTAACTGAGTGAGATGAACGTATGAATTGTTCAAAttagttaaattaaaaaatgcCTTTTGAAATAACTTTATTAGATTTCAAAACTTCGTCATCATGCATGATGCATTCCTAGCTTTCCATACATGTTGTGTGCTAAAAAATCGAGTcttatcaataataataataaaaaaatgttctttctcacacacacaaaaaaaaaaaaaaaatgatatcacCAAATAGAAAAACAAACTCAATTATCTCTCAACTCTctcaattttcatatttcaggtctcaattttaaatttcaagGTTAACACGCTCAGGTTTAGTTATCTTTCAACAATTTGGTACATTactttattatttaatttaaattaattactttttattgatatttatatatttctcTTCGcattaaaatgatataattttatCATCTCGTTCTTTTTTTGTAGGTTAGGTTAAAAGAGGACATAATATTAACATTCAGTCTCTAAAAGACTAAAATATTCAGTGAAAGTATTAATAGATAAAACATATTGAAATGAAGTCAGGTTTAGACATGAGACTTTTCCAACCTCAAGTTTAAAACCAAACCATACCAATGAACTCCAAATTTACATAATGTTGTCAAGTAATTTTGAGAGTATCAAACTATATGATTCAGAGCAAGAAAATTGATGCGACTCAATATAAGATATAACTGGGGGATGCTTTGTATGATCTATCTAATCAGATTCAaactgtaacaccccgtacttcTTAACGTATGTACGACTAAGATGAAGTCAATGAACTTACTTGAATATAGAGGAATAAGGTTATAGTAGTTGCTTAAGGTCCAAGTGTGAACATTAAGTCTAGATAAAGTGAATAAGTTTTCATGAACGAGTGAGACGTCGGACAAGGTAAGACGACCTACTAGCTTCACTTATGTGTGTCACCTATATGTTTCACTTATTTGTTAAACGCCCTACGTGCTTGAGCTACTAGTTACCCATCCTACTTACTCGAGCTACTTGCTTAAACGTCCTATTTACTTAAACTACTTCCTTACACGTCCTACTTGCTTAGACGTCCTAGGTGCTTACACGTTCTACTTGCTTAAGCTACTTCTTTACATCTCCTACTGCTTGAGCTACTTATTTTCCGTCCTACTTGGTTCACGTCCTACCTACTAAATGAGGATGATACACGTGTATAGAAAATCGAGAACCTTCGAAGATTAAGTAATTGACAAGTAGGTGCATCACCTACTTAAAATGAGAGGCCCAAATTAAAAGGGAAATAAAAGGTGAGATGGGGCAGATCCAAGCCCAATCGATCTGCCCCATCTGATTAGGCCCATTATGGGCTAAATATATAGATAAGTTCCCTtgtaaaattatcattttatctCATTTCTCCAGAACAAAGTAGCCAGCTctccctctcttctctctctctctctctacgtTCTGTCCTCTTCCTCTCTTTTAAGTTGAGCTTCAAGCTAAGATGGCAGCCATGGAAGCCAGCTCTTCCTCCTCCATCGCTCAAGGTAATTCTCTCTCTATATCACAAAAACAAGGCAGCCATCACTTTATTCTTTTTAGGTTTTTAAGTGTTCTTCTTAATGTATTAAAACCGCCAAGAAAAAGCCCTTTCCTCCTCTCCATAGCTCAACACTTTGAAGTGATTCTTCCTCCGGAGAGTTTGTAGTACGTGTTTAACTTGTTCCTTTCACTTTGTTGTCGGATTGGAGGTTTCTTCTAGTTGAAATAAGATAAAGCTAAGGCTGGTTTTGAGACTGTAAAGGTAAGTCcttcattcttcttcatatgtATAAGTTAGTTTAAGTTTTAgaggtattttagttgttacaAGTTCGTGGGTTGATGGCTGAATGATATGGATGAGTTGTTGGGCTTGTTATGTAGTTTTGGGGCTattcttgttgttattttaCTTTTTGGATATATAGTTTTTGGctattgttggttgttattgttattttgaATTTGAGGAATGCAAAagaaataggggagatgctgtccgatttatCGTAGAACAAGCTTGTCGTTTCTTGATTGCTTAGTATGTTGTTTAGGGGCTGGTTGGTGTGTTGAGGAACTGAACGTGTAGGAAGTTGGTGTTGATATGTTAGGTGTTATGGGGCATGTGAAGGGGCAGTTCTTGTTATACTTAGGTGCTGGAAATATTAGCATGTTGGAGATGAGTTAGTTAAGGATTTAAATATGCTTAGTTGCTACTAGTTGGTAAGTTGAAGGTTGATTGATGTAATGAGTTGCTAGTTGTGTTGTATAGCATGTTGGGACTGTCCTTATTGTATGCAGGTGTTGAAAGTGTTATTGGACTTGTGTTCACATGTTAGTAAGAGTGTTTCAAGGATTAGAAAGGAGATAGGCTTGGACAAACACCGTAAAAACATTTGTAGAATGAGCTTGTCGCATATAAGCTAATTGGCGTGTTCCTCTTGTTGATACTAGTCTTGTTTTCCTTGTTGTAGTTTAAGTGCAAAATGAGCTGGTTCTATTGCTATCATTGATGGATCGAAAGTAAAGGTACGTGAGGCTATTCCTTGACTCGCCACTACGGCACAACGTGTGTTAATTGTTGCTTATACGACCATGAAGTCTAGAGATTATAATGTATTGATTCCATGTTATAAGTCTTATGAGTTTCTTAAGAAATGTTATATGTCCATAATCAGTTGGCACTCAAGCGTATTGCTTTTAGAATTCGAATTCCGAGTTATCATAATGGATGTAGAGTTTCCCCTTAGATGGGATGATATTGATAGCTTGCAGATCTCGTTGGTGTTCTCTTATATGTATTATAAAGTCTAGAGTTACAAAAGAAAGCATATCGTTTCCACGTTATACGTCCCATAAGCTGAATTAGAATATGTCATATGTTTTGATATCGATAATCCACTCCAATGGCCCTCTCCCAAAGTTGAGTTTCCAAGACATCATCCAAAAAGGGGCATAGAACACGTTTAAGACCAGGGGTGTTGAGAGTTCCTAGAATGTCATTAAAAGGAGCTATAGAACGTAGCGTAGGATGGATGGATATTAGTAGTTCTAGTGGTCATTATTGAAGTGTAGAGAGTTAAATAAGACCAGTCATGTGGAATCTCCTAAGGATCATAAACAGATAAAAAAATGCTGCTTAAGGTGAATTGTATGGTTAACTTTCATGAGATTGTTGATTGATTATAGATTATGATATAAAACATGTTGTTAGCTAGAAGTTGTATTAATAGGTGCGATGAGGGGTGTTGGCTAAAAAGAACGCCACCATTTATGGCTAGTAATTAAATGTAATGGTTAAGTGGTTATAAAGGGTAGCATAAGATGAATCATG encodes:
- the LOC132063128 gene encoding zinc finger A20 and AN1 domain-containing stress-associated protein 8-like, with amino-acid sequence MEQNDTGCQAPQAPVLCVNNCGFFGTAATMNMCSKCYKDMMFKQEQANFAASSIENFVNGGSSSTSVKAVDVAVTVQEGPTKSLVIPTQVACAPPENEHVQKAKEGPNRCSTCKRRVGLTGFSCRCGDLFCSAHRYSDKHDCPYDYRKAAQDAIAKANPVVKAEKLDKI